Proteins from one Flavobacterium sp. N2038 genomic window:
- a CDS encoding bifunctional GNAT family N-acetyltransferase/carbon-nitrogen hydrolase family protein, which translates to MQTEIKKVELRNLEFVDYKQLKNSMVESYPEMADSYWRSTDIKKLLSIFPEGQLVILVDGVVVGSALSLIVDEKLVDKRHNYKQIIGDYTFSTHNPNGEILYGIDVFIHPNYRGLRLGRRLYDARKELCEQLNLKAIVFAGRIPNYNQFSKKFTPKVYIEKVKDKELYDPVLSFQLSNDFHVLRIIKNYLEGDEESKEFAVLLEWNNIYYEENPKLINLDKSVIRLGLIQWQMRQLNNLDALFEQAEFFIDVVSGYGSDFALFPELFIAPLMADFNHLSEAEAIRELARYSEPIRKRFQEFSISYNINIITGSMPYMENGNLYNVGFLCKRDGTSEMYTKIHITPNEVVHWGMKGGSQFKTFDTDCGKIGILICYDVEFPELPRLLADEGMNILFVPFLTDTQNGYTRVKHCSQARAIENECYVAIAGCVGNLPKVNNMDIQYAQASVFTPSDFAFPSNGIKAEATPNTEMTLIVDVDLNLLKELHEHGSVKTLKDRRTDLYEIKKIE; encoded by the coding sequence ATGCAGACAGAAATCAAAAAAGTAGAATTAAGAAATTTAGAATTTGTCGATTATAAACAATTGAAAAATTCAATGGTAGAATCCTATCCTGAAATGGCAGATTCTTACTGGAGATCAACAGACATCAAAAAATTACTTTCGATATTTCCCGAAGGACAATTGGTTATTCTGGTAGATGGTGTTGTCGTTGGTTCGGCGTTATCGCTAATTGTCGATGAAAAATTAGTTGACAAAAGACACAATTACAAACAAATAATTGGTGATTATACGTTCTCTACTCATAACCCAAATGGTGAAATCTTATACGGAATTGATGTATTTATTCATCCAAATTATCGCGGCTTACGTTTGGGCAGACGACTTTACGATGCCCGAAAAGAACTCTGCGAACAGCTGAATCTTAAAGCTATTGTTTTTGCAGGAAGGATTCCAAACTATAATCAGTTTTCTAAAAAATTTACTCCAAAAGTTTATATTGAAAAAGTTAAAGACAAAGAGTTATACGATCCCGTACTTTCTTTTCAGTTAAGCAATGATTTTCATGTACTGAGAATTATTAAAAATTATCTTGAAGGAGACGAAGAATCTAAAGAATTTGCTGTTTTATTAGAATGGAATAATATTTATTATGAAGAAAATCCAAAACTGATTAATCTCGACAAAAGTGTTATTCGGCTAGGACTAATTCAGTGGCAGATGCGTCAGCTCAACAATCTTGACGCCCTTTTTGAGCAAGCCGAATTTTTTATAGATGTAGTTTCAGGTTATGGAAGTGATTTTGCATTATTTCCCGAACTTTTCATAGCTCCTTTAATGGCCGATTTTAATCATTTATCTGAGGCCGAAGCCATTCGGGAACTTGCCAGATATTCTGAACCTATTAGAAAGCGCTTTCAGGAATTTTCCATTTCATATAACATCAACATTATTACCGGCAGTATGCCTTATATGGAAAACGGAAATTTATACAACGTTGGTTTTCTATGCAAAAGAGACGGAACTTCAGAAATGTACACCAAGATTCATATTACGCCAAACGAAGTGGTGCATTGGGGGATGAAAGGCGGATCGCAGTTTAAAACCTTTGATACTGATTGCGGCAAAATTGGAATTTTAATCTGCTATGATGTAGAATTTCCTGAGCTTCCAAGACTTTTGGCAGATGAAGGCATGAATATATTGTTTGTTCCTTTTTTAACCGATACTCAAAATGGCTATACTCGTGTAAAACATTGCTCACAGGCACGTGCGATCGAAAACGAATGTTATGTTGCCATTGCTGGTTGTGTCGGCAACTTGCCAAAAGTGAACAATATGGATATTCAATATGCGCAGGCCTCTGTATTTACACCATCTGATTTTGCTTTTCCGAGTAATGGAATTAAAGCAGAAGCTACACCAAATACTGAAATGACACTAATTGTTGATGTTGACTTAAACTTGTTAAAAGAACTTCATGAACACGGAAGCGTAAAAACATTAAAAGACAGAAGAACAGATTTATATGAAATTAAAAAGATAGAATAA
- a CDS encoding recombinase family protein, whose protein sequence is MNYVLYTRCSTNTQNISIVEQTQSAYKWLNSEDSIIEHFSEIESGRNNEREQLNKAIAYCQKNKATLLITRLDRLSRNASFTMALADSNIDFLALDCPNANKLTIGFMALMNQDYAEKVSVNTKKALAYLKSQGVKLGKPENFTKEVQKKGSIANKTKFENLNKQATKIILRLRGDKKTFEAIAIELNNDGYRTAQGYEFSKGTVKRLFDRVADKTES, encoded by the coding sequence ATGAACTACGTACTATACACAAGGTGCTCTACCAATACTCAGAATATTTCCATAGTTGAGCAAACACAATCCGCTTATAAATGGTTAAATTCTGAAGATAGTATCATTGAACATTTTAGTGAAATTGAAAGTGGCAGGAATAACGAAAGAGAACAATTAAATAAAGCTATTGCTTATTGTCAAAAGAACAAAGCAACGCTTTTAATCACACGTTTGGATAGGCTTTCAAGAAATGCCAGTTTTACAATGGCTTTAGCGGATTCAAATATTGATTTTTTGGCGTTGGATTGTCCTAATGCAAATAAGCTAACAATAGGATTCATGGCTTTGATGAATCAGGATTATGCAGAGAAAGTTAGTGTAAATACTAAAAAGGCTTTAGCTTATTTGAAATCGCAGGGAGTAAAATTAGGGAAGCCAGAAAATTTCACGAAAGAAGTTCAGAAAAAAGGAAGCATAGCAAATAAAACAAAGTTTGAAAACTTAAACAAACAGGCCACCAAAATTATTTTAAGATTGAGAGGCGATAAAAAAACATTTGAAGCAATAGCAATTGAATTAAATAATGACGGGTATAGGACTGCACAGGGATATGAATTTAGCAAAGGAACTGTAAAAAGATTGTTCGATAGGGTGGCCGATAAAACAGAATCATAA
- a CDS encoding single-stranded DNA-binding protein — protein sequence MAIVIVLKNKVQLIGNAGNDPEIKTLENGKKVAHLTIATNDHYKNEKGEKVQQTEWHRVTAWGKTAEIIEKYVVKGKEVAVEGKLTHRSYEDKNGEKKYVTEVVINEILLLSK from the coding sequence TTGGCTATTGTTATTGTACTTAAAAACAAAGTACAGTTAATTGGAAACGCAGGAAACGATCCGGAAATTAAAACATTAGAAAATGGAAAAAAGGTGGCACATTTAACTATAGCCACAAATGACCATTATAAAAATGAAAAAGGAGAAAAAGTGCAACAAACAGAATGGCATCGTGTAACAGCCTGGGGAAAAACAGCAGAAATTATTGAAAAGTATGTTGTAAAAGGGAAAGAAGTTGCAGTTGAAGGAAAATTGACCCACCGTAGTTATGAGGACAAAAACGGTGAAAAAAAGTATGTAACCGAAGTTGTTATAAATGAGATTTTGCTGTTGAGCAAATAA
- a CDS encoding DUF2461 domain-containing protein, producing the protein MENQITIPKSSLDFLQQLKTNNNKPWFDANKPTYLKELNYIETFADALLHELSKTDVLETKSGKKSVYRIYRDIRFSKDKTPFKTFWGGSYTRATAARRGGYYFHLEEGNSFFAGGFWGPNAADLKRIRTEFDHDSESFEKILNSKSFVSNFGTLQGEQLKTAPKGFDVNHKAIDLLRYKQFLVIKRFTDDEVLSPDFLELALDAFKNMRPFFDYMSEVLTTDTNGASIL; encoded by the coding sequence ATGGAAAACCAAATTACCATACCTAAATCCAGTCTTGATTTTTTGCAACAGCTCAAAACAAACAATAATAAACCCTGGTTTGATGCAAATAAACCAACCTACTTAAAAGAACTAAATTACATCGAAACTTTTGCTGATGCATTGCTTCATGAACTTTCTAAAACAGATGTTCTAGAGACCAAATCGGGTAAAAAAAGTGTATATAGAATTTATCGCGACATTCGGTTTTCTAAAGACAAAACACCTTTTAAAACTTTTTGGGGAGGCAGTTACACCCGTGCAACCGCAGCAAGACGCGGTGGCTATTATTTTCATCTGGAAGAGGGAAATAGTTTTTTCGCTGGCGGTTTTTGGGGACCAAATGCAGCAGATTTAAAACGTATAAGAACAGAATTTGATCACGATTCTGAATCTTTTGAGAAAATATTAAATTCAAAAAGCTTTGTCAGCAATTTTGGAACCTTACAGGGCGAACAACTAAAAACTGCTCCAAAAGGTTTTGATGTCAATCACAAAGCCATCGATTTACTTCGTTACAAACAATTTCTGGTTATTAAACGCTTTACCGATGACGAAGTTTTAAGTCCGGATTTTTTAGAACTGGCTTTGGATGCTTTCAAAAACATGAGACCTTTTTTTGATTATATGAGCGAAGTGCTTACTACTGATACAAACGGTGCTTCAATTTTATAA
- a CDS encoding ferritin: MLAKNIESALNKQIRIEAESSQTYLSMACWAEVHGLEGIAQFMYTQSDEERAHMLKLIKYVNERGGHAHITDLKAPKTSYSTFKEMFEELYKHELFVSQSINELVHITFEEKDYATHNFLQWYVSEQIEEEATAKSILDKINLIGDDKGGLYLFDRDIQQLTVTSSIAINPK; this comes from the coding sequence ATGCTAGCAAAAAATATTGAATCAGCTTTAAACAAGCAAATCCGCATAGAAGCAGAATCTTCGCAAACTTATCTTTCTATGGCTTGTTGGGCTGAAGTACACGGATTGGAGGGAATTGCTCAATTTATGTATACACAGTCAGATGAGGAGCGCGCACACATGCTAAAATTAATTAAGTATGTAAACGAACGCGGAGGGCACGCTCATATTACAGATTTAAAAGCACCAAAAACTTCTTATTCTACATTTAAAGAAATGTTTGAGGAACTTTATAAGCATGAACTTTTTGTTTCACAATCTATCAATGAATTAGTGCATATTACTTTTGAAGAAAAAGATTATGCTACACATAATTTCTTACAATGGTATGTTTCTGAACAAATCGAGGAAGAAGCTACAGCGAAATCTATTTTGGACAAAATCAACTTAATTGGTGATGACAAAGGCGGACTTTACTTGTTTGATCGTGATATTCAGCAATTAACAGTTACAAGTTCGATTGCAATCAATCCAAAATAA
- a CDS encoding OmpA family protein, protein MKKIVITLALALSIMSVNAQTETKTADNFNKWSVELSGGFNKPQRPLTSNSYYTRTISPYTVDLGVRYMFNNKFGLKADFGYNDLTEQKNSSIPFDSKYYRADLQGIANLGRIMNFETWTKTIGLLGHAGVGIGQLKSDAFKDRDLIGNVMAGLTGQIRLTDRVALTGDFTTILNAYQDHTFDGLSRTNNKGFSGLLFTGTAGLQVYLGKATKHADWVSISDQTDLTPLENKIADLEALVKKTPEKVITEKPVTTTVVSDKDIVKEMINDKYYSVYFDFNKSTPIENSTAAIDVVLTYLRKNPSVSLDIVGHADQVGSAAYNDKLSNARANNVKTILEKAGISSSRLNVVPQGADDSIAKDSEEARRLARRVTFKVK, encoded by the coding sequence ATGAAAAAAATTGTAATTACTCTGGCATTAGCTTTAAGCATTATGTCTGTAAATGCACAAACTGAAACTAAGACGGCAGATAATTTTAATAAATGGTCTGTTGAATTGTCGGGTGGTTTTAACAAGCCTCAACGCCCGTTAACATCAAATTCTTATTACACAAGAACAATCAGCCCGTATACTGTTGATCTTGGAGTAAGATATATGTTTAACAACAAGTTTGGTTTAAAAGCTGATTTTGGATACAATGATCTAACAGAACAAAAAAACAGTTCTATTCCATTTGACTCAAAATACTACAGAGCAGACCTACAAGGTATCGCAAACTTAGGGCGTATCATGAATTTTGAAACATGGACTAAAACAATTGGATTATTAGGACACGCGGGTGTTGGAATTGGTCAATTAAAAAGTGATGCTTTTAAAGACAGAGACCTGATAGGAAATGTTATGGCAGGTCTTACCGGACAAATTAGATTAACAGACAGAGTTGCTTTGACAGGTGATTTCACTACAATTCTAAATGCTTATCAGGATCACACTTTTGATGGTCTGTCACGAACAAACAATAAAGGATTCTCCGGATTACTTTTTACCGGAACTGCCGGATTGCAAGTTTACTTAGGTAAAGCTACAAAACATGCCGACTGGGTTTCAATTTCTGATCAAACAGATCTTACACCATTAGAAAACAAAATTGCCGATCTGGAAGCTTTGGTTAAGAAAACTCCGGAAAAAGTAATTACAGAAAAACCTGTAACGACTACTGTTGTTAGTGATAAAGACATTGTTAAAGAAATGATCAACGATAAGTATTACAGTGTTTACTTTGACTTTAACAAATCTACTCCAATAGAGAACTCTACAGCTGCAATTGATGTTGTCTTAACTTATTTAAGAAAAAATCCTTCAGTATCTCTTGATATTGTTGGCCATGCAGATCAGGTTGGAAGTGCAGCTTACAATGACAAACTATCAAATGCAAGAGCAAATAATGTAAAAACTATTCTGGAAAAAGCCGGAATTTCGTCTTCAAGACTAAACGTTGTTCCTCAAGGAGCTGATGATTCAATTGCAAAAGATTCAGAAGAAGCAAGAAGATTAGCCAGAAGAGTTACTTTTAAAGTAAAATAA
- a CDS encoding chloramphenicol acetyltransferase → MKTLLDLENWNRKEHFAHFSQMEEPFFGATVEIDCTKAYQTAKSTNASFFIFYLHKTLVAVNAIENFRYRISEGKIYINDRVDASATIGREDGTFGFSLIEYNPDFKIFEQNALAEIERIQNTTGIFTRSFDDDNVIHFSAIPWLNFTSLTHARSFTYPDSCPKVSFGKMMTSETGRKTMSMAVYVHHGLMDGLHLGQFVDTFQNLMNH, encoded by the coding sequence ATGAAAACACTTTTAGACTTAGAAAACTGGAATAGAAAAGAGCATTTTGCACACTTTAGCCAGATGGAAGAGCCATTTTTTGGCGCCACTGTCGAAATCGATTGTACCAAGGCGTATCAAACCGCAAAAAGTACAAACGCTTCTTTTTTCATTTTCTACCTGCACAAAACACTAGTTGCTGTAAATGCAATTGAAAACTTTAGGTATAGAATCTCAGAAGGCAAAATATACATCAATGACCGCGTTGATGCATCGGCAACTATTGGCCGCGAAGATGGCACGTTTGGATTTTCATTAATCGAATATAATCCTGACTTTAAAATCTTTGAGCAAAATGCCTTAGCCGAAATTGAGCGAATTCAAAACACCACCGGAATTTTTACCCGATCTTTTGATGATGATAATGTCATTCATTTTTCTGCCATTCCATGGCTAAATTTTACTTCGCTTACCCATGCGCGCAGTTTTACTTATCCGGATAGTTGTCCAAAAGTTTCGTTTGGAAAAATGATGACATCAGAAACCGGAAGAAAAACCATGTCTATGGCTGTCTATGTACACCATGGTTTAATGGATGGTTTGCATCTTGGACAATTTGTTGATACTTTTCAAAACCTGATGAACCACTAA
- a CDS encoding HAD family hydrolase, translating into MLHKTKIPNLKVIAFDADDTLFVNEPYFQETEHKFCALMEDYLSHQGISQELFKIEIANLSLYGYGIKGYILSMIEAAMNISNNTIPVEVIAKIIEYGKELLEKPIELLDGIEETLQALHGKYKLVVATKGDLKDQHSKLHRSGLGHYFHHIEVMSDKQEIDYQKLLGRLDIEAHEFLMIGNSLKSDILPVLGLGGYAVHIPFHTTWEHEKINHTIEHEHFSSFETIKEVVPNLI; encoded by the coding sequence ATGTTACATAAAACTAAAATACCAAACTTAAAAGTAATCGCATTTGACGCTGATGATACTTTATTTGTAAACGAACCTTATTTTCAGGAAACAGAACATAAGTTTTGCGCTTTGATGGAAGATTACCTTTCGCATCAGGGTATTTCGCAGGAATTGTTTAAAATCGAGATTGCAAATCTGTCTCTATACGGATATGGAATCAAAGGATATATTCTTTCCATGATTGAGGCCGCAATGAATATCTCAAACAATACAATTCCGGTAGAAGTAATTGCAAAAATCATCGAATACGGAAAAGAATTACTAGAAAAACCAATCGAACTTCTGGACGGAATCGAAGAAACTTTGCAGGCTTTGCACGGAAAATACAAACTGGTCGTTGCTACAAAAGGCGACTTAAAAGATCAGCACAGCAAATTACACCGTTCAGGTTTAGGACATTATTTTCATCATATCGAAGTAATGTCAGACAAACAGGAAATTGACTATCAAAAACTTTTAGGCCGTTTAGACATCGAGGCACATGAATTTTTGATGATCGGAAATTCTTTAAAATCAGATATTCTTCCGGTTCTTGGACTTGGCGGATATGCTGTACATATTCCGTTTCACACCACCTGGGAACACGAAAAAATCAATCATACCATAGAACACGAACACTTTAGTTCATTTGAAACAATCAAAGAAGTTGTTCCAAATTTAATATAA
- a CDS encoding DMT family transporter — protein sequence MKITKPRLALICGILCISIFPILVKLRLTPGLISAFYRMFFAVILLLPYTLLSKSFKLPNLKFTLLAILCGVLFSSDVAVWNIAIQESSATQASLLTNLSPVWVGIGSFLFLKSKPATNFWIGTIVSLFGMVTLVGFEFFIDLNFNQAFLFAVLSGILYSIYLLVSKNVLSQVDVLSFMTISLFASSIYLGILCYFLNEPFTGFSDTGWFVLVLQAVICQLCAWLSISYATQHMRATRVSLSLLSQAVITSILAWLFLEEQITLQMVFGGIILLFGIRITFYDKTISLKKVFSK from the coding sequence ATGAAAATTACCAAACCAAGATTAGCTCTAATCTGCGGCATTCTTTGCATTTCGATTTTTCCTATATTGGTTAAATTACGTTTAACACCAGGATTAATTTCGGCTTTTTACCGAATGTTTTTTGCCGTTATTTTACTTTTGCCTTATACGCTTTTGAGTAAAAGTTTTAAACTTCCGAATCTAAAATTTACACTTTTGGCAATACTTTGCGGTGTATTATTTTCCTCAGATGTTGCAGTTTGGAATATCGCTATTCAGGAATCAAGCGCCACACAGGCATCATTGCTTACGAATTTATCTCCGGTTTGGGTTGGTATTGGATCTTTTCTGTTTTTAAAATCAAAACCCGCAACCAATTTCTGGATTGGTACGATAGTTTCCCTTTTCGGGATGGTGACTTTAGTGGGCTTTGAGTTTTTTATCGATCTTAATTTCAATCAGGCTTTTCTGTTTGCGGTTCTGTCCGGAATATTATATTCGATTTATCTTCTGGTTAGTAAAAATGTACTTTCTCAGGTTGATGTTTTGTCGTTTATGACTATTAGTTTATTTGCTTCGAGTATTTATCTGGGAATTCTTTGTTATTTCTTAAACGAACCTTTTACCGGATTTTCAGATACTGGCTGGTTTGTGTTAGTGCTTCAGGCAGTAATTTGTCAATTGTGTGCCTGGCTTTCTATCAGTTATGCCACGCAACACATGCGCGCAACGCGAGTTTCGTTGAGTTTGTTAAGTCAGGCAGTAATTACCTCTATTTTGGCTTGGTTATTTTTGGAAGAACAAATAACTTTACAAATGGTTTTCGGCGGAATTATTTTGCTTTTCGGAATCCGAATTACATTTTACGATAAAACGATTTCTTTAAAGAAGGTGTTTTCTAAATAG
- a CDS encoding type II toxin-antitoxin system RelE/ParE family toxin: MAKKEIVWSSLAKLQLENVLEYYFIKNESPTYSLKLLDEVEDLLETLSNSELIGRLTSNKITRVISLKVYLVFYEINQNQIEIVSFWDNRQDVENRKVK; encoded by the coding sequence ATGGCTAAAAAAGAAATAGTCTGGTCTTCTCTAGCCAAACTTCAACTGGAAAATGTTCTTGAATATTATTTCATTAAAAATGAAAGTCCTACTTACAGCTTAAAACTGCTAGACGAAGTTGAAGATTTACTAGAGACACTTTCAAATTCAGAATTGATTGGAAGACTTACTTCAAATAAAATCACTCGTGTTATTTCTTTGAAAGTTTATCTAGTATTCTACGAAATAAATCAAAATCAAATTGAAATAGTTTCATTCTGGGATAATCGTCAAGATGTTGAAAACAGAAAAGTAAAATAA
- the metG gene encoding methionine--tRNA ligase produces the protein MIQNPKRYTITAALPYTNGPIHIGHLAGVYVPADIYSRYLRLQGKDVAFICGSDEHGVAISMKAKKEGVTPQEVIDKYDGIIRKSFSDFGISFDNYSRTSAKIHHDTASEFFRTLYDKGDFIEEVTEQLYDAKANQFLADRFVVGTCPKCDNPEAYGDQCEKCGSTLNATDLINPKSTITGETPILKETKHWFLPLDRYTDFLTEWILVGHKNDWKPNVYGQVKSWVDGGLEPRAVTRDLDWGIDVPVEGAEGKKLYVWFDAPIGYISSTKEWAAREGKDWEPYWKDQETKLVHFIGKDNIVFHCIIFPAMLKAEGSYILPDNVPANEFLNLEGNKLSTSKNWAVWLHEYLEEFPEKQDVLRYALTSNAPETKDNDFTWKDFQARNNNELVAIFGNFINRVVVLTNKYYEGIVPTPNEFTEVDEATLAELKAYPAVISSSVERYRFREALGELMNVARLGNKYLADEEPWKIMKDNPERVKTQMYVALQIAAALSVLAEPFLPFTATKLSKILNLGDLKEHFAGFSKFLKEKDRDAKDIILDKTLGWNDISENSDLIPAGHKIGEAELLFAKIEDEEIQKQIDKLEATKTANLAESKQPEPQKDLIQFEDFAKMDIRVGTILEAEKMPKANKLLVLKVDTGIDVRTIVSGIAESFSPEEIIGKRVSVLANLAPRALRGVESQGMILMTTNAEGKLVFINPDADAPNGETVN, from the coding sequence ATGATACAGAATCCAAAAAGATATACTATCACAGCAGCATTACCTTACACCAACGGACCAATCCATATTGGGCATTTGGCGGGGGTTTATGTGCCTGCAGATATCTATTCGAGATACTTGCGTTTGCAAGGAAAAGATGTTGCATTTATTTGCGGAAGCGATGAACACGGTGTTGCTATCTCAATGAAAGCAAAAAAAGAAGGAGTTACGCCACAAGAAGTTATTGATAAATATGACGGAATTATCCGTAAATCGTTTTCAGATTTCGGGATTTCGTTTGATAATTACTCCCGAACTTCGGCAAAAATTCATCATGATACGGCTTCAGAATTCTTTAGAACATTGTATGATAAAGGGGATTTTATTGAAGAAGTTACCGAACAATTGTACGATGCAAAAGCAAATCAGTTTTTAGCAGACCGTTTTGTTGTAGGTACTTGCCCTAAATGTGATAATCCGGAAGCTTACGGAGATCAGTGCGAAAAATGCGGATCTACCTTGAACGCAACCGATTTGATTAATCCAAAATCGACCATTACAGGAGAAACTCCGATTTTGAAAGAAACAAAACACTGGTTTTTACCTTTGGACAGATATACTGATTTCCTAACAGAATGGATTTTAGTAGGACATAAAAACGACTGGAAACCTAACGTTTACGGACAAGTAAAATCATGGGTTGATGGCGGACTTGAACCTCGCGCCGTAACACGTGACCTTGACTGGGGAATTGATGTTCCGGTTGAAGGTGCCGAAGGCAAAAAATTATATGTTTGGTTTGATGCGCCAATCGGGTACATTTCTTCTACAAAAGAATGGGCAGCACGCGAAGGAAAAGACTGGGAACCATATTGGAAAGATCAAGAAACCAAATTGGTTCACTTTATCGGGAAAGACAATATTGTTTTTCACTGTATCATTTTCCCGGCAATGCTAAAAGCCGAAGGAAGTTATATTTTACCAGACAACGTTCCGGCAAATGAGTTCTTGAATTTGGAAGGAAACAAACTTTCGACTTCAAAAAACTGGGCAGTTTGGTTACACGAATATTTAGAAGAATTTCCGGAGAAACAAGATGTTCTGCGTTATGCTTTGACATCTAATGCTCCCGAAACAAAAGACAACGATTTTACGTGGAAAGATTTCCAGGCAAGAAACAACAACGAATTGGTTGCTATTTTTGGAAACTTCATTAATCGTGTGGTTGTTTTAACCAACAAATATTACGAAGGTATTGTACCAACGCCAAATGAGTTTACAGAAGTTGACGAAGCTACTTTAGCCGAATTAAAAGCCTATCCGGCTGTAATTTCAAGTTCGGTGGAGCGTTACAGATTCCGTGAAGCTTTGGGAGAATTGATGAATGTGGCTCGTTTAGGAAATAAATATCTTGCAGACGAAGAGCCTTGGAAAATAATGAAAGACAATCCGGAGCGTGTAAAAACTCAAATGTATGTTGCCTTGCAAATCGCTGCAGCTTTGAGCGTTTTGGCAGAACCATTTTTACCTTTTACAGCAACTAAATTGTCTAAAATCCTGAATTTAGGTGATCTAAAAGAACATTTTGCTGGATTTAGCAAGTTTCTAAAAGAGAAAGATCGTGATGCAAAAGACATTATTCTTGATAAAACATTAGGTTGGAATGATATTTCTGAAAATTCAGATTTAATTCCGGCTGGACATAAAATTGGCGAAGCAGAATTGCTTTTCGCAAAAATAGAAGACGAAGAAATACAAAAACAAATAGATAAATTGGAAGCTACAAAAACCGCAAATCTTGCCGAAAGCAAACAACCAGAACCACAAAAAGATTTAATTCAGTTTGAGGATTTTGCCAAAATGGATATTCGTGTAGGAACAATTCTTGAAGCCGAAAAAATGCCAAAAGCCAACAAGCTTTTAGTTCTTAAAGTAGATACAGGAATTGATGTTCGTACGATCGTTTCGGGAATTGCAGAGAGTTTTTCTCCAGAAGAAATCATCGGAAAACGTGTTTCTGTATTAGCAAACCTTGCTCCAAGAGCTTTACGCGGTGTTGAAAGCCAGGGAATGATCTTAATGACTACAAATGCAGAAGGAAAATTGGTTTTCATTAATCCAGATGCCGATGCACCAAACGGTGAAACGGTAAATTAA
- a CDS encoding CDGSH iron-sulfur domain-containing protein, which produces MSKTKLIINKNGSIKIEGDFEIMDPEGTVYGLQGRQALGLCRCGLSANKPFCDGGHRNNFEHDSVAFDLPPMKTN; this is translated from the coding sequence ATGAGCAAGACAAAACTAATCATCAATAAAAACGGATCAATCAAAATAGAAGGTGATTTTGAAATCATGGATCCGGAAGGAACAGTATACGGATTACAGGGAAGACAAGCACTTGGTCTTTGTCGTTGCGGATTATCTGCAAACAAACCATTTTGCGACGGTGGTCACAGAAACAATTTCGAACACGATTCTGTTGCATTTGATTTACCTCCAATGAAAACAAACTAA